The following are from one region of the Candidatus Dadabacteria bacterium genome:
- the rimM gene encoding ribosome maturation factor RimM (Essential for efficient processing of 16S rRNA), producing the protein MTERLIEYGKITKPRGLRGEVRVVAFSGDASALETASRVFVKPEGADTPRPFKITDRKVSGASAVLTFAGVDTREGSDGLRGASVMVAAQDLPEPGEGEYYNFSLIGLAVAEGGKPLGAVTEIVQGGGQSVLVVTDGGGGEILIPMAEKFIERIDGEGGTVVVKNTAALRSEG; encoded by the coding sequence TTGACTGAGCGGCTGATTGAATACGGGAAGATAACAAAGCCGCGCGGTTTGCGCGGCGAGGTGAGGGTGGTCGCCTTCAGCGGAGACGCCTCCGCCCTTGAGACCGCCTCCCGCGTCTTTGTAAAGCCGGAGGGGGCGGACACTCCCCGGCCCTTTAAGATAACGGACAGAAAGGTGAGCGGCGCGTCCGCGGTTCTTACTTTTGCGGGCGTTGACACGCGCGAGGGCTCAGACGGCCTGCGCGGGGCGTCCGTGATGGTGGCGGCGCAAGACCTTCCGGAGCCGGGGGAGGGCGAGTATTACAATTTTTCCCTCATCGGGCTCGCCGTTGCCGAGGGCGGGAAGCCGCTCGGCGCGGTTACGGAGATTGTTCAGGGCGGCGGTCAGTCCGTGCTTGTCGTAACGGACGGCGGCGGCGGTGAAATTCTGATACCGATGGCGGAGAAGTTTATAGAGAGAATAGACGGGGAGGGCGGAACGGTGGTTGTGAAAAACACCGCCGCGCTACGTTCGGAGGGGTGA
- a CDS encoding KH domain-containing protein: MENSLKDLLNYLATSIVDEPDKVEIEEEQIGDGKTALRLRVAQPDMGKIIGRQGKTAKAIRVLLSAAAAKRGIFFTMDIVD; the protein is encoded by the coding sequence ATGGAAAACAGCCTGAAAGACCTGCTTAACTATCTGGCGACCTCAATAGTGGACGAGCCGGACAAGGTTGAAATAGAAGAGGAACAGATTGGCGACGGCAAAACCGCCCTGCGCCTCAGGGTGGCCCAGCCGGACATGGGGAAGATTATCGGCAGGCAGGGCAAGACCGCCAAAGCCATAAGGGTTCTGCTTTCCGCCGCCGCCGCCAAGCGCGGCATCTTTTTCACGATGGACATCGTTGACTGA
- the rpsP gene encoding 30S ribosomal protein S16, which produces MVRIRLTRKGAAKRPFYRIVAADSRRSRDGKFLEILGHYDPVKRPHELKVDEEKVKRWISKGAQPSDTVKKLMAGLEKWKTA; this is translated from the coding sequence TTGGTAAGAATAAGACTCACAAGAAAGGGAGCGGCGAAAAGGCCGTTTTACCGCATTGTTGCCGCGGACTCGCGCAGGTCGCGGGACGGCAAGTTCCTTGAAATTCTCGGGCATTACGACCCGGTGAAACGTCCGCATGAACTCAAAGTTGACGAAGAGAAGGTCAAGCGGTGGATATCAAAGGGCGCTCAGCCGTCCGACACGGTCAAAAAACTTATGGCGGGGCTTGAAAAATGGAAAACAGCCTGA
- the ffh gene encoding signal recognition particle protein has product MFETISEKFSAILSPVRDSQTLTEESIDKTLKAVRMSLLEADVNFRVAGDFVEAVRKKAVGSERRKGLTAGQQFVQTVQEELTRFLGTENRGLERKGGGPLRVMTVGLQGAGKTTFCAKLAALELKNGAKPLLVPADVYRPAAAEQLATLARAVGAQFFEPPEGAKPEDICALAGESAAERGVDTVIFDTAGRLHIDAALMEELKRIDGAVAPGEILLVADAMSGQDAVRAAEGFAGALNISGVVLTKMDGDARGGAALSIRAVTGKPVKFFSTGEKPDDLELFHPERIASRILGMGDMLTLIEKAQTAFSEKEAEKIAKRAEKNRFTLEDFRKSITALEKMGPVESLAAMVPGAGALAGKSGAADKARRSMKTGAAIVDSMTPRERRDHRIINSSRRKRIARGSGTTVAEVDRTIKNFIKMRSVMKKGGGMKMPPA; this is encoded by the coding sequence GTGTTTGAAACAATATCGGAAAAGTTTTCGGCGATACTCTCCCCGGTCAGGGATAGCCAAACCCTGACCGAAGAAAGCATAGACAAAACTCTCAAGGCCGTCCGCATGAGTCTGCTTGAGGCCGATGTCAACTTCCGTGTGGCGGGTGATTTTGTTGAGGCGGTAAGGAAAAAGGCGGTCGGCTCTGAAAGGCGGAAGGGGCTTACTGCGGGGCAGCAGTTTGTTCAAACCGTTCAGGAGGAGCTCACCCGGTTTCTCGGCACGGAGAACAGGGGGCTTGAAAGAAAAGGCGGCGGCCCGTTGCGCGTTATGACGGTCGGGCTTCAGGGCGCGGGCAAAACCACGTTCTGCGCCAAACTCGCCGCGCTTGAGTTAAAAAACGGCGCAAAACCGCTGCTTGTTCCCGCCGATGTCTACAGGCCCGCCGCGGCGGAACAACTCGCCACTCTCGCCCGCGCGGTCGGCGCGCAGTTTTTTGAGCCGCCCGAAGGGGCGAAACCGGAAGACATTTGCGCGCTTGCCGGGGAAAGCGCGGCGGAGCGCGGCGTTGACACGGTGATCTTTGACACGGCGGGGCGTCTCCACATTGACGCCGCGCTTATGGAGGAGTTAAAGAGGATAGACGGCGCGGTTGCGCCGGGCGAGATACTGCTTGTTGCGGACGCGATGTCCGGTCAGGACGCGGTGCGCGCGGCGGAGGGGTTTGCCGGGGCGCTGAACATAAGCGGGGTGGTTCTCACCAAGATGGATGGCGACGCGAGGGGCGGAGCCGCGCTCTCAATCCGCGCCGTAACCGGGAAGCCGGTCAAATTTTTTTCAACCGGTGAAAAGCCGGATGACCTTGAGCTTTTTCATCCCGAAAGAATCGCTTCGCGCATACTCGGAATGGGCGACATGCTGACCCTGATTGAGAAGGCCCAGACGGCGTTTTCCGAAAAAGAGGCGGAAAAAATCGCAAAGAGGGCGGAGAAAAACCGCTTCACTCTTGAGGATTTCAGAAAGAGCATAACCGCGCTTGAAAAAATGGGGCCTGTGGAGAGTCTGGCGGCCATGGTGCCCGGCGCGGGCGCGCTTGCCGGTAAAAGCGGAGCGGCGGACAAGGCACGCCGCTCCATGAAAACCGGAGCCGCCATAGTGGACTCAATGACGCCCCGTGAGAGGAGAGACCACAGGATAATCAACTCAAGCAGAAGGAAGCGCATAGCAAGGGGAAGCGGCACAACCGTGGCGGAGGTGGACAGGACCATCAAAAACTTCATCAAGATGCGCTCCGTTATGAAAAAGGGCGGCGGGATGAAAATGCCGCCCGCATGA